From the genome of Ziziphus jujuba cultivar Dongzao chromosome 6, ASM3175591v1, one region includes:
- the LOC132804064 gene encoding disease resistance protein RPS4B-like, which translates to MSMCLGKQTNRIHKVKRLNGIESLDLFRLHAFPENPVTTDDGMVLEVIRYAHGNPPVLKVLGCFLCRRDKTVWQSALKKLKRDQNLEIQQVLKISYDRLDNGSKDMFLDIAFLYNSSFTRDHAKSILGDAVEMEITLLIEKCLIEHDEGNELRMHDLLPQMGQEIVRDEDKEPGNRSRLCDAMEVCNVLENCTGTTAVEVISLNMFEVEKNVIVHPGAFSNMRNLRLLSVYNGHDYTGRYMLIQKFKLSIPQALHFYLPTKLRFLQWDSYPSKSLPPKFIPENLVGLLLRGSHVEKLWNSHKVVAVQAWFSFVHPFKNLDELTYVNLNGCSKLRYVEGMFKRPEELSESWIQKFKSNVWPYPSQAHISQKFAPNLRCLLLRETAIETVPPSIVYLSGLVELDLGFCKRLKSLPTRICHLNSLEELDLGGCEKLKTLPEILDPMGRFKRLYLSESGIRELPESIENLIEIFARDSIQFLRFLPTISSRRLSVCKRGCKSWSDYFTFYGCGKLDQNTRKMLADQALFHILSRLNGFSAGGCRSDYFCYPGDEIPEWFDHQTCGNSISNIVSPPNWNDPEFLSFAFCIVLHQNKLDLRSYFVIKWIFNSQRFRFGYEFPCLCADKFKDREVSSDHMIMAHVTKWVFQHEYELNLPDVSFHASLYLKDSSGIKKFGVRFIYRQDLERLYEKAERKNKTRFNECCESSGSEAVDSLGEEDDYKRHFRIYKNTGGLIR; encoded by the exons ATGAGCATGTGCTTAGGAAAGCAAACCAATAGAATTCACAAGGTTAAGAGGTTAAATGGCATTGAATCTCTTGACCTCTTCCGTTTGCATGCTTTTCCTGAAAACCCTGTAACAACTGATGATGGAATGGTGTTAGAGGTAATAAGATATGCTCATGGGAACCCACCAGTTCTTAAGGTCTTGGGTTGTTTCCTTTGCCGAAGAGATAAAACAGTATGGCAAAGTGCACTGAAGAAACTGAAAAGGGATCAAAATTTGGAAATTCAACAAGTGTTGAAAATCAGTTACGACAGGCTAGATAATGGGAGCAAGGATATGTTTCTTGACATTGCTTTCTTATATAATTCGTCTTTTACAAGAGACCATGCAAAAAGCATATTAGGTGACGCTGTGGAAATGGAAATTACTCTCCTCATTGAGAAATGTTTAATTGAACATGATGAAGGTAACGAACTACGGATGCATGATTTGCTGCCCCAAATGGGTCAGGAAATTGTACGTGATGAAGATAAAGAACCTGGTAATCGCAGTAGGTTATGCGATGCTATGGAAGTTTGTAATGTATTGGAAAATTGTACA GGAACCACAGCAGTTGAAGTCATATCATTGAACAtgtttgaagttgaaaaaaatgtGATAGTGCATCCTGGAGCCTTCTCAAACATGCGCAACCTGCGACTTCTCAGTGTTTATAATGGTCATGATTATACTGGCAGATATATGCTGATCCAAAAGTTCAAACTGTCCATTCCTCAAGCTCTTCACTTTTATCTTCCCACTAAGTTAAGGTTTTTACAATGGGACTCATACCCTTCGAAATCGTTGCCACCAAAATTTATTCCTGAAAATCTTGTTGGACTTCTACTTCGTGGCAGCCATGTTGAAAAGCTTTGGAATAGTCATAAAGTTGTG GCTGTACAAGCTTGGTTCAGTTTCGTTCATCCCTTCAAAAATCTTGACGAGCTTACTTATGTAAATTTGAATGGCTGCTCCAAACTCAGATATGTTGAAGGGATGTTCAAGAGACCAGAGGAATTATCTGAAAGTTGGATCCAAAAGTTTAAAAGCAATGTATGGCCCTACCCATCTCAGGCTCACATTTCTCAAAAGTTTGCACCCAATTTAAGATGTTTACTTTTACGTGAGACAGCTATAGAAACAGTTCCCCCATCAATTGTGTATCTGTCGGGTCTTGTTGAATTAGATTTGGGGTTTTGCAAAAGACTTAAAAGTCTTCCAACAAGAATTTGTCATTTGAATTCTCTTGAAGAACTAGATCTAGGAGGTTGTGAGAAACTGAAAACGTTGCCAGAAATCTTGGACCCTATGGGACGGTTCAAACGACTTTATTTAAGTGAGAGTGGGATTAGAGAGTTGCCAGAGTCGATTGAAAATCTA ATTGAAATCTTTGCCAGagattccattcaatttttaagatttttgccAACGATTTCATCTCGACGGTTAAGTGTGTGTAAACGTGGCTGCAAATCATGGTCTGATTACTTTACATTTTACGGTTGTGGAAAATTGGATCAGAACACACGCAAAATGCTTGCTGATCAGGCACTATTTCATATTCTGTCTCGTCTGAATGGATTCTCT GCCGGTGGTTGTCGTTCAGATTATTTTTGCTATCCAGGGGATGAAATTCCAGAGTGGTTCGACCATCAAACTTGTGGGAATTCAATCAGTAATATTGTGTCTCCTCCAAATTGGAATGATCCCGAATTCTTGTCTTTCGCTTTCTGCATTGTTCTTCATCAGAATAAACTTGATTTGCGTTCATATTTTGTTATCAAATGGATATTCAATTCCCAAAGATTCCGTTTTGGGTATGAGTTTCCATGTCTTTGTGCCGACAAATTTAAGGATAGGGAGGTCAGTTCAGATCACATGATCATGGCGCATGTAACAAAATGGGTTTTTCAACATGAGTATGAACTAAATTTGCCAGACGTCTCTTTCCATGCCTCTTTGTATCTAAAAGATTCTAGCGGGATTAAGAAGTTTGGGGTTCGGTTTATATACAGACAAGACTTAGAGAGGTTATATGAAAAAGctgaaagaaagaataagaCACGCTTCAATGAATGTTGTGAATCAAGTGGAAGTGAAGCTGTTGATTCTCTTGGGGAAGAAGACGATTATAAACGACATTTTCGGATATACAAAAATACGGGAGGGCTTATAAGGTAA